A section of the Verrucomicrobiota bacterium genome encodes:
- the tatC gene encoding twin-arginine translocase subunit TatC, producing MELNKIFSFREQEDKARPFMDHLGDLRVTIIRIAVTLVVAMVGAFFFRDLLAAVIQRPLIAVDPVRANSLQSLGVADSMTISLQLSFYAGLVISFPLITFFLAQFLFPALKPAERKILLPVSAFGLFLFLGGISFAYLVVLPGTLDFFFKDAKAMHWTPTWTVREYYSFTTQFLIAFGVAFEMPMVVLALVKLGFLTAEKLRKTRSAAIVTIFTVAAFITPSPDLVTYLLMGVPMVVLYELCILLARWVEPKVEAISQG from the coding sequence ATGGAACTGAACAAGATCTTCTCCTTCCGCGAGCAGGAGGACAAAGCCCGTCCCTTCATGGATCACCTCGGTGATCTTCGGGTGACGATCATCCGGATTGCAGTGACGCTTGTAGTAGCCATGGTCGGGGCGTTTTTCTTCCGGGACCTCCTTGCCGCAGTGATCCAACGTCCACTCATCGCCGTCGACCCAGTTCGCGCAAACTCTCTTCAGTCACTGGGAGTGGCGGATTCGATGACCATTTCCCTTCAGCTTTCTTTTTATGCCGGACTGGTGATTTCCTTTCCGCTCATCACCTTCTTCCTCGCCCAGTTTCTCTTTCCTGCACTCAAACCCGCCGAGCGCAAGATCCTCCTCCCCGTGTCCGCCTTCGGCCTCTTCCTCTTCCTGGGGGGGATCTCCTTTGCCTACCTGGTGGTGCTACCCGGCACGCTCGATTTCTTCTTCAAGGATGCCAAGGCCATGCATTGGACGCCGACCTGGACCGTGCGAGAGTACTATTCTTTCACAACGCAGTTCCTCATCGCCTTCGGGGTCGCCTTTGAGATGCCGATGGTGGTCCTGGCCCTTGTGAAACTCGGGTTCCTCACCGCTGAGAAGCTCCGCAAGACGCGCTCCGCCGCCATCGTCACCATCTTCACTGTGGCGGCCTTCATCACGCCGTCACCGGATCTGGTGACTTATCTCCTGATGGGCGTCCCGATGGTCGTCCTCTACGAGTTGTGTATTCTGCTCGCTCGCTGGGTCGAACCCAAGGTGGAGGCAATTTCACAGGGATAA
- a CDS encoding 30S ribosomal protein S1, whose amino-acid sequence MTTTIAELQQLIAASVKNYREGSIVKGHILEKRPKEFLIDIGYKSEGVVSASEFDNPEEIQVGDEVEVLLERLENDLGMVILSRLKASQRQNWSKIVKLFEAEGIIKGRVKSVVKGGLIVNVGVEAFLPASQVDINPPKDLTQFVGNTYDFKIVKLNEDRKNVVLSRRELIEAERSERRQQFLGTMSAGDKVEGTVKNITDFGAFLDLDGIDGLLHITDMSWARLTHPSEAVKPGDRLTVVVLEINKDKERISLGLKQLQSNPWDRLEERFPIGQKIKGKVTNLMPYGAFIQIEEGIEGLIHVSELSWTKRITRPSDVLTLGQDIEAVVLGVNKEDQKISLGVRQLEPNPWDEIEQRYVIGKQVRGQVRNMTAYGAFVELEEGIDGMVHVSDLSWNKKINHPSEVLKKGDEVDAVVIDIDKANQRISLGVKQLETDPWKEIEGKFKVGDVVKGTVSKIANFGAFIELPGAIDGLVHISQITEDRVEKVKDVLKVGQEVEARVIKIDKTERRLGLSIKATGYSEEALRKESEALESVKSGEDMVSFGAALMAAEEEYRPGQGSK is encoded by the coding sequence ATGACAACAACAATCGCTGAACTTCAGCAACTCATCGCAGCCTCGGTTAAGAACTACCGCGAAGGCAGCATCGTCAAGGGCCACATTCTCGAGAAGCGTCCCAAGGAATTCCTCATCGATATCGGCTACAAGTCCGAGGGTGTGGTTTCCGCATCGGAATTCGACAATCCCGAGGAGATCCAGGTCGGTGACGAGGTCGAGGTACTACTCGAACGTCTCGAAAACGACCTCGGCATGGTCATCCTCTCCCGACTGAAAGCTTCCCAGCGTCAGAACTGGTCGAAGATCGTCAAACTGTTCGAGGCAGAGGGCATCATCAAGGGCCGTGTCAAATCGGTCGTTAAAGGCGGTCTCATCGTCAATGTCGGCGTCGAGGCTTTCCTCCCCGCTTCCCAGGTGGACATCAATCCTCCCAAGGATCTCACCCAGTTTGTCGGCAATACCTACGACTTCAAGATCGTCAAGCTCAACGAGGATCGCAAGAACGTCGTCCTCAGCCGTCGTGAACTGATCGAGGCCGAGCGCAGTGAGCGCCGCCAGCAGTTCCTCGGCACCATGAGTGCCGGTGACAAGGTCGAGGGTACCGTCAAGAACATCACCGACTTCGGGGCCTTCCTCGATCTCGATGGTATCGACGGACTCCTTCATATCACCGACATGTCCTGGGCACGTCTCACTCACCCGAGCGAGGCAGTCAAGCCCGGCGACCGCCTCACGGTCGTGGTCCTGGAAATCAACAAGGACAAGGAGCGCATCTCCCTTGGCCTCAAGCAGCTTCAGTCCAATCCTTGGGATCGTCTCGAAGAGCGCTTCCCGATTGGCCAGAAGATCAAGGGCAAGGTTACCAATCTCATGCCTTACGGCGCTTTCATTCAGATTGAAGAAGGCATCGAGGGTCTCATCCACGTCTCGGAGCTCTCCTGGACCAAGCGCATCACCCGTCCTTCAGACGTCCTCACCCTTGGTCAGGACATCGAGGCCGTGGTTCTTGGAGTCAACAAGGAGGATCAGAAGATCTCCCTTGGCGTCCGTCAGCTTGAGCCGAATCCTTGGGATGAGATCGAGCAGCGTTATGTCATCGGCAAGCAGGTTCGCGGCCAGGTCCGCAACATGACCGCCTACGGCGCCTTCGTGGAGCTTGAGGAAGGTATCGACGGCATGGTGCACGTCTCCGATCTGAGCTGGAACAAGAAGATCAACCACCCGAGCGAAGTCCTCAAGAAGGGCGACGAGGTGGATGCAGTCGTCATCGACATCGACAAGGCCAATCAGCGTATCAGCCTCGGTGTCAAGCAGCTCGAGACAGATCCATGGAAGGAGATCGAGGGTAAGTTCAAGGTTGGCGATGTCGTCAAGGGAACAGTCTCCAAGATCGCCAACTTCGGCGCCTTCATCGAGCTCCCCGGAGCCATCGACGGACTCGTTCACATCTCTCAGATCACCGAGGATCGTGTCGAGAAGGTCAAGGATGTCCTCAAGGTCGGCCAGGAAGTCGAGGCCCGAGTCATCAAGATCGACAAGACCGAGCGTCGTCTCGGCCTTTCCATCAAGGCAACCGGCTACAGCGAGGAAGCGCTCCGCAAGGAGAGCGAGGCCCTCGAGTCCGTCAAGAGCGGCGAGGATATGGTCAGCTTCGGTGCAGCCCTCATGGCAGCCGAGGAAGAGTATCGTCCCGGTCAGGGCAGCAAGTAA
- a CDS encoding glutaredoxin yields the protein MSQPAITAYLKTSCGWSKGVRAIMDKYSLPYTEKDIIQNPAFRFEMEQRSGQSLSPCVEINGVMLPDISGEEVESYLLEKGLVSANEVKTDVPLNAACSDAEHAAMAQGLGQGIKMNL from the coding sequence ATGTCACAGCCAGCAATCACTGCCTACCTCAAGACCTCCTGCGGTTGGAGCAAAGGAGTACGTGCCATCATGGACAAGTACTCCCTTCCCTACACAGAGAAGGACATCATCCAGAATCCGGCCTTCCGGTTCGAGATGGAGCAGCGCAGCGGCCAGTCGCTCTCCCCCTGCGTGGAGATCAACGGAGTCATGCTGCCCGACATCAGCGGTGAGGAAGTCGAGTCCTACCTTCTCGAGAAGGGCCTTGTATCAGCTAACGAGGTGAAGACCGACGTGCCGCTGAATGCCGCTTGCTCGGATGCCGAACACGCGGCGATGGCACAAGGCCTGGGCCAAGGGATCAAGATGAACCTCTGA